Part of the Chanos chanos chromosome 5, fChaCha1.1, whole genome shotgun sequence genome, ttctgtgttgttttacatACAGTCTTGGATGTGTGAGTAATTGTGTAAGTATGATTGGTGTATGAGTAATTGTGTAACGTATATTTGAGGTGAGACTGAAAGGCAGCGAACCTGTCTGGGCTGGTCTCACGTAGCCCTCTCCTGATGGAGCAGAAGGGTGGTCTCTGCTCTGGACTCTCACTCCAGCAGGCCTTCAGCAGGGTGATTATTCCCTCATCACACATCTGGGCAGACAGCGTCGGCCTGAGGGGCTCTCCTGACTTAGGTGTCCTCAGCTGTTTAATGatctctgagaaacacacagtacaccACGCTGTTAATGCATGTTAGTGCAGACAGAGTCACAGTGTAGTGCAGAACATTGTCTAAGGCCAGAAACAACTGCTTTCCTTACATCCTAATATAATAACTTTTACTGTTACGCTGTGGTACAAATTTCAAACCGCAGCTGAGGCATGTCAGCGTAGTTGAACGTTTACGtctacaacaacacagccgtgttaatttaactctgagagtgtctATATTGTTCCACCTGAGTGGAGGTGGGATATTATGAGTTGTTATATAGTTATTATATTATAGTATGAGTCACCCTTTGGCTCCAGCTGAAGGTCGTGGTATGGGCCGACCTCAGTGCTATAGATCAGCTCTCTCATGACAATTGCAAAGCTGTACACGTCTCCTTTCTGAGTGCCGTTGAATGGGACATAGACTTCTCTTAGAAGTTCTGGAGCAGTCCAGTACATTTCTGGAATCAGCGAtagaattttaaatgaattaaattttAACTGGCCTCTTAAGTTCTGATTACACTGTCAGCCTGAAAAAATAGGACAtcttaaaaaagaataaaaaagtaaaaaaaaaatcaggtcaGAACTGTCTTGAAGTTACACCTGACAATTTAAAGTGTTGAGTTTTAAGAAAATCAGTGGCCTCAAACTTTTGGAAGAATAAAACGAGAAGAGTGGAACAAAACGtgacaatacacagacaatGAAATGTGCTCCTCAGTGCTACTGAAACTTTATTGAATAACGTATAGTAAGAAGGAACATGATCAAAGAACTTTatataaaacaataagaaataaaacataagaagCAACATAAGTTGAAGTAAGTCAACCTTCATAATTGGGGTCGTCGAAAGGGCCTACTCGATGTCTGGTCCCTTGTTTGaactcccacagtccaaagccTGAGAGTTTCACCTGCAGTCTGCTGTCTACCAAACACGTGCTGGGCTTAAGGTTACCATGAGACTTCAAGCTACTCTTGTGTATGTAATCCATACCCTAGGAGGATAATACAGCGAAGGGTCATGGGATCACACAAGGGCCCTCGGCATTCAATTTATCATTTTAGTAAGTAATGCATAGATAGGagttataataatgataatgcaATACAATTCTACAAAAATGTACTTTCCAAATATTTTCCTTTAACAACGCATGAAGGGGACAGtgagtattttgttattttgttgtgaaattCCAATGGCAAATAATATGTTTActtttacaaaatatgaaattactGTACTTACTGTACTGTTCactgataaaatattaaaaatacatgcagacagtctctgtgtgtacTCACATTGACAATGTCATAGGCAAAGGACAATTTGAACATCCAGTCCAGCTCAATTTCACTGTTTCTGAGAACATCCTGACGGAGCAACACCAAGAGACCGGACAGATGAGAGACTTGTAACAGTAGTTCACCGATAGACGTCAAATTTACATGAACCTTTACGAAACTGGGTTGGTTTTACCAGGGTTAACGTTAGCGATCTCAAGCGACTTCATGCTTAAGTAGACTAAGTAATCggtttaaaatgaattacttACCTTCAGACTGCCTTTCCTGCAGTATTGCATGACAATACAGACAGTAGGTGGCTCAATGCACACGCCAAAGAACTGTACCAAGTTCTCGTGTTTCAACTCCTTCATCTAGTGCAACACAAAGagaatttatcattaacatgATTTGGActgttaacaaaaacaaaaaatttacTTGAAGTTGTGTAAACTCATTGTCTTGATTACAAAGTTTGTGCAAACTCAGACCTGACATTAACTGATGACATTTGcttaattccttttttttttggtcataagTAAAATTGACTGATTGGATTTTGCGGCATAGTTTGCTTGACAATAATAAGTCACTTGCAGTTCTAGAAATTCTATAAATAAATggaagttaaaataaataaagtgataTTTACCACATTAAATTCTGCAAGAATAGACGGTTTCTTGATATCACAGCTGACCTGATTTTTTAGATATTTGATGGCCACCTGATTTCCCTAAACAACAATGAAATTGATAGTGTACAATAaggaaaaacatgaatgaacatcaccattttttttttaattcctgaaAATGTGGCATGGTATACGCCAACAGCGCACTGGAATGTTCTGGATATTTCCCTCTTTTATAAAATAAGTAAGTTcaaaatatacagaaatatttgatgtaaatgtgttaaatagaacactgtgtttgaatataTGCTGAGACACACAGCTTGTTAGCTATATTCACATCAAATGTGTCGAAAAATGATTGATATTTATGTTCCGGAACTGTTCTGTTGATGAAAATACTGTAAAGCTGTTGAAGTTTACAACAGGGAGAACAGAATTCATAGGAATTAACAAATCATCTCATTTACAAACAATAATTTCAGCCCTGAAGCACGCGATGCAGTTCTGGACACTAAACATTCTTGTGCTTTCCACTTCTAACTGATGGAATGAGTGGAACACTCTGCATTATTTTAATGAGGAGGTTGTATGTATGTACCTGGTAAAGGCCTATGGTGATGTAGATGGTCTCTTTGCCACTGCCGTCCCGCAGGCCATAACTGTTAGAAGAGAGGACGGTATGGGAGCTTCCACTCCCACTTTTACTGAGAGTTGTACTTAAAGACCGGGCCTTCACGTCCTACGCAATATGGAAAACAACTGAGTCGTTTCATAGTTGCATGGACTTGCgagttgagtgagtgagtgattgagtgagtgggAGTTGGTGTGTatgaaaagtgagagaaagaaagagagagacgggagagagaaagagagagtgggagagagagacagagggagagagagaaagagggggagaggaaaatttgtgaggtgtgtgtgtgtgtgtgtctatgattACATTACCTTTGGCTCTTTGATGATGGTGATATCACTGAAGTTGATGAGCCACCAGCGGGCCCCGTCCAGGGTGGTCTGCAGGCGAATTTTCTGGAATGTCAGGAGTGTGATGAAGGCCAGAGCTGACAGTCCAAGCAGTGGCAAAGCCACCAGCAGGACCAGCAAGGAGATATCTGTGGTTGTCATAGCAACGGTGAGCAATAAAAGACAGAGGATTAATCACTGTCATTCTGATGGATACCACACAGAGTGTGGTCAGTCATAAATAACTGACTGCTGGCAATACGAAACACAACCTGAAAATGATGCAGGCGTCAGTACCTTCTGTCTTTTTACATTTTCGCTCAGTGCATGGCAACTACGGTGCTAGTATAAAACTGCTTCAACATATTCTTAATATGTAATCAAAATTAAAGGTACAGCAAAAGGATTGTATGTGTATCAATATAATAATACGTACTTACACAGAGCTTACAATTTACTAATCTCAAACTGTATAACTGGCTATTACATATACAATACATGAGTCATCACTATTTAAATGGACATTTATTAAAGATACATAATATAAAGTGGTTTTGGGGTGATTCAGTCCTCTAACTCAAGGTGTCACTATCAGCACAGAATCCTTGCAATTATACTGCTCTGAACAGTGAATCAGCacttttttaattcaaaaaaGTGTAGATAACTAAGTTATTAGGCGAACAAAGATGACAACATAAAAATCACTAGATGTACGGCATGAGTGAAAAGTAATCAtggcaaatgagagaaaaataaatcaaagtttTGTATGCTTTAATTTTCCACTTCTTCATTTGGGTTTACCATTATGGAGCCATTCACACAGTTCATTGCTGAAACCACAGGGCGGACGATCCGTCGGACGCTTCCCCGCCGGCCAAATCACACTGGAAAACTGAGGTGTTTCTctgaaacaataaataacaaatatgttcacaaataataataaaacatgtttacacGTAGATGATAAATAACAGCTTTGAAGAGATGCCAGTATGAACCTTACTTGAGCGTTTTAGTCTGGCTGTCAAAGTTAAGAACGGGCACAAATTTCAGGAGGCCGTCGGACTGCTGCAGGTCATATACAGAATAGTCCAggttcctctctccctcttcatcaAAGTGAACTAAGCCTGAGGCTCCTGGACAGTGGAGGTTAAACAACCACTGTGAGCACATGGAGGTTCCACTAAATATTTATGGAAGCCAGAATAATGAGGATGTAAAGCACCGCTGTAGGTTACCATAAAACCTGATGTTGTTCTTGTCTTTAAGTCTCTTGAGCAGTTCGCGTCCGTCGCGAGGGTCTCGACCATCTTTGAGGACCTCCTTCAGACCCATGGCGTAAAGCAGCATAGCATCATGGAGAAAAGCGGAGTAAGGACTCACCTGAAACGAATATCCAAACGTTATCCATCGCTAACAGTACTGACCTTTAAAATCCAGTTCCATTCACATCCTACAGCCTTCAGATTTCTGGTAGAACAGAGCAGTCATAGTGACGCGAATAAATATTCTGATAATATGACAGAAGTTTGTTACAGTCCAAGAGCACTCTAAGAACATGATCTCCTCTCCCTCGCGAAACAGATTTTTAACTTCAATGGGTCTCCCTTGAATATGTAAAAGACaagtacacaaaaaaaaaaatatgtcattgtTCTACTAATCCATTTTCAGAATGTTCTTGGAATGTTTTAGTATTCGTTGCTGACATCAAGGCATTCTTATCAGGCTACTTTGGTCCTCTACACTGGGTTGAGAGATTTCGTTTGGGAGGGAGCACTCACGTCTTTATTAGAGGAAAGATTACTGTAAAATGGAGCTTCGGTAAGCCTGTTCTGGACCTGTTCAAAGAAATCATAGTATTCGTATCCTTGGTAAGACTTCTGAGCAATGACAAATGCCATGTCAAAGGCCCTCAGTGCTGTCTGGTTCTTCTTGTCACTCACAGCACACTTCCACAGGTTATTCTGCTCAAACAGAAGAGATAATAGTGACATTTGCTGTTAGATTTCAAGCCAAAAATTGGACTTTAAGCAGATCATGaggttcttaaaaaaaaaaaaactacttatTTACTCTATGTTTTAAGTGTGCACTGCTCTGTTAAATCAAAAGAAAGGTCTGGAAAGACAAAGTTTGTCATCTGAACCCTTTGGGATCATGAGGACCAGTGTGTGGTTATTGCATTCTCTTATCCTCATTCTTTTGAACAAATGtatgttgcacacacacacacacacacacacacacacacacgcatgcacacacgtgcacatatctgtgtgtgtgggtgtgtgtgggggtgtgtacAACGTACTTCTGGGTCATACCACACTCCTTGTgtagatatgtatgtgtgtgtgcctgtgtgtgtgtgtgtgcctgtgtatgtgtgtgtgtcttgaggaCGAGGACAAATGACACCAAAAGAGTTGACGTTTTCAAAATAGGTTAGCAATGTTGTAGTATACATACGAGGCACTGAAGcaatacatttcaaatacatcAAATGAATATAGCCATTGTTAAATACCTAGATACTgcgaaaatacattttaataactttgtaacttaaaaaaatcagacaagaCTGATTAAAGTTAACAGCAGAAGACATAAAAGAGACCATTCCAAATCAATGAATTTAAATTTGCAGATGAAAATGTTGTCAAAacctttttgtcattttgtagCACCTGCACAAAACCGGAGCATATCCTTCCTCTGACGTTTACATGGTGGTGTACAGATCTGTTGATttgcgatttttctgacagctTACTCACCACAGTGCCACTGACCTCAAACTGCTGGACAAGGATGAAAACATAATGTCCATTCATCAGACCCTGCCTTTCTGCCTCACGCATCAGAGCAGTCGAGTCTTCAGGATTGCATAGCACTATAATCACTGGAGAGAAATGCAGTCTTTGCTTTATCTCTCGTTTGATACCATCAACAAATTTACTATGATTGCTATTTATGCTGTCGTCTTTTTTGGCAACATGTTATACATTACTTTTcttttagttctctctctctcttttttgaacatgttcgagagagagagagagagagagagagagagagagagagagagagagagagagagagagagagagagagagagagagagagagagagagagagagagagagagagagagagagagagagagagacgcaatTACACAGAGACCTGTAGAACCGTAAATAACGAATACGTGTACACTACAGTCTTAATTACCTTGCATTGCCTAACCGACATTTCACTAGAACTTTGTGACATATGGTCACATCTGACAACACAGGGATCGTACTACGCAGAACATTGCAACATCACATTACGATCATTTGAATAGTCTCGAAGGCAACAGGGATTTTACAACAATAGTTAAATACAATTAGGAAACCATGAATGACATGGACCATGGAGCAAATTCCATTCCGTCCCATTCACTGACACCCTTATCATCATAATTACGACCTTTCACCTACCTCTCGCAACCgttgaaatgtattttatgttCTCGTGAATAAGCTCCTGCACGCTCGTGTCAAATTTGATGCTCGCCGTGACGGTCACTTTGGCTCTCAGTTGCTGCTCCACAGATGTCAAGAGAGCATCAGTCTTGTCCCACCTGTTCGTGTCTGAGCCCCCTCCAATTATCCCGACATATTTCCACCCAAAGAACTCCAACGTTTTCAAAAGGATTTCTCCAGTTGTTCTAAGCGGTGGCACTACTTTGACATAAGTATCGTAAATAAGGGCATTGTCCATTTTGGGTGATTGGCCGACGAAGCCAAACATTGGAATGTTCCAAGCAGATGCAAGGAGCCC contains:
- the gucy2g gene encoding guanylate cyclase 2G, whose protein sequence is MATELRGCSALLLISVSVLASSLVSNRTNQHKLLVGFHAPRNASYPFSAERLGSAIQIAIDKINANPSFLGNYTLDFVYADTDCRAKASLGAFIDQTWRENVSALFGPPCPEEAEVTGLLASAWNIPMFGFVGQSPKMDNALIYDTYVKVVPPLRTTGEILLKTLEFFGWKYVGIIGGGSDTNRWDKTDALLTSVEQQLRAKVTVTASIKFDTSVQELIHENIKYISTVARVIIVLCNPEDSTALMREAERQGLMNGHYVFILVQQFENNLWKCAVSDKKNQTALRAFDMAFVIAQKSYQGYEYYDFFEQVQNRLTEAPFYSNLSSNKDVSPYSAFLHDAMLLYAMGLKEVLKDGRDPRDGRELLKRLKDKNNIRFYGASGLVHFDEEGERNLDYSVYDLQQSDGLLKFVPVLNFDSQTKTLKETPQFSSVIWPAGKRPTDRPPCGFSNELCEWLHNDISLLVLLVALPLLGLSALAFITLLTFQKIRLQTTLDGARWWLINFSDITIIKEPKDVKARSLSTTLSKSGSGSSHTVLSSNSYGLRDGSGKETIYITIGLYQGNQVAIKYLKNQVSCDIKKPSILAEFNVMKELKHENLVQFFGVCIEPPTVCIVMQYCRKGSLKDVLRNSEIELDWMFKLSFAYDIVNGMDYIHKSSLKSHGNLKPSTCLVDSRLQVKLSGFGLWEFKQGTRHRVGPFDDPNYEEMYWTAPELLREVYVPFNGTQKGDVYSFAIVMRELIYSTEVGPYHDLQLEPKEIIKQLRTPKSGEPLRPTLSAQMCDEGIITLLKACWSESPEQRPPFCSIRRGLRETSPDSHANILDNMVSKLEKYANHLEEVVEERTNQLTLEKSRADKLLSSMLPRYIAEQLMAGKSVEPMSYDMVTIFFSDIVGFTTMCSVSSALEVVTLLNDLYSLFDEIIKLYDVYKVETIGDAYMVASGLPLSNGNQHAEDIATMALHFLYAIKKFKIRHMPHEKLALRIGINSGPVVAGVVGTTMPRYCLFGDTVNTASRMESNSLPLRIHVSQSTADILREIGSFELEERGEIEIKGKGLQKTFWLKSKEGFKFSTPPQASSAVSSPHTLSEVGQV